Genomic window (Vigna unguiculata cultivar IT97K-499-35 chromosome 10, ASM411807v1, whole genome shotgun sequence):
GTGGTGGGTTATTTCGAATGGTTGGATCATTAATTTgagatataaaaatagaaaaaagtttCTTCAGGAATAGAATAGTAATTCTGTTTTgacattttatcttatttcttatttgagAGAGGAAtaatttggtttgtttttgTCTAATTGAATGCATTGTTTCTATATTAagtaaaaaacttatatttttattcaatataatgAATTGTTTTAAGTGGCCGCTCATGATTTATTATCTTATATTGACATATTTTATagttaatgtaaaaaaatgtgTCTCTTATGTAGAAAATcttccttttataattttttttcacatattcTTTCAAGAGAATTTTATTCTACTacttatttcattattattttgttatattgatACATCCTTATCATTACTTCCTTCCCATGTGACATATCTTATTAGACATGAAAGTATTATGAATTAGCTTAGATAGTAGGGTCACTATaataatgaaaagtttgaataaGATTCAACATTCAAATCTCATTAATTCTGCAAGTTATTCAAAATCTCTGAacgaatttattgtatttagtTGATTATTGTTTCCGATTTTAGGTGGTAGTTAATAataacttttactttatttagtttcttttttttaactactcaaaacaatttcttaaaatattcaGAAACTTATGGTTTTCCggagtaatttttaaaattttaaataaactcgTTAAACTAGTTCACGAGaaataactgaaaaaaaaatctaacataaTTTGCAAAGAAATTGGTTGGAAATGGGTAAAAACACAACCATTATTATAAactaaagcaaaaaaaaaagaagcaatatgtttaattttatctaaagtaaaaaagttacttttattaataaaataacgacttagaaaaaaatttagatttttttcgtAATAAAAAACCGTAAAAATGCTCTTTTTAAGAACTAACTTATGCATTTGTTTCTCTtctttctatctttgtttactttttctTCACGTGATTACTATAACCTTATTAAAAATGTCTTTTTCATGGCTGTAAAGAAGTAACCCAAAACTCATCAGTTTTTTTATCATACACTTAAGAATCacttaaaactaaatatttttttacaataaatcttttaagaacaaaCATTGTGCTTCCAAACCCTATAGCATTCGAATTTCACTtcttctttcaaatatttttcttgtatttttataaaataagggaaaaaataaagcttataTTCACATTATATCTGGATTTTAATTACCTTTATCTAACAATacaaatacattaaataaaactatatttgtAGAACCTATACTTTTTCTTACCATTCTTTTAAAATTCATCCAACTaacattatttctttaaattgttAGTAGGGAATTGAATCCACGActtttctctttattatttttttcatccattAAACCACCTTATCATTCtgattaataaaagaatgtgaaATACATAACCTAAAAACTACATAGAAAGTTAACACAGTTGGAAAGCATGCTGCAGTGGGgcaagaaaataaatagatgCACTGTTGATATTGCTTTATGGACTACAAATCAAAACAAACAGGACAAGAGTTAGCAACATGAAATTGAAGGATCATTCTTCTTTGGCTTCATCTGATGAATTGGGATGCTCACACAACTTGATTAAAGAATCATGTTAAGAACCTTCAATCACTTACCATGTTCTCTGCAATAATCACATGCACTATAACAACAGTAAACTAAGAAAATAACAGTCATTGAGGATTTCCTATTTCCAGATCAGAACATTTGTTTTGTGTGGATGTTAAGGTTTGCGTTTTCAGTGACTTGAATTATCCGTTCTAcatcgattaaaaataaaataaataaatttatgacatatgaataaatgaaaatttcattttacaatTTGACATATGAAAATTGAATTAGACTAGTGTCAAAATGAATTAATCCAGTTCAGATGGGTTTGTTTACCATGGATTGAGTTAAACATGAGTTAGTTTCATCTGACTTACCTTTTGATAAACTAAAAGTTTTGTGATTCAGCTCGACCCACCATATAGATTGGTGGATTAGTTGATTGATTCACTTAAGaataatttgttatttcaatttatttttatatatatttattatattacaatcAAAGTAGATTGATTCaactcattattttataacagtacaattaaaatgtttgtcattcaactcattattttataatagtacaattaaaatgtttgttcgttttattaaacattattataaagataatggttgaaaattaaagtaaacTACCCTAACAGACAAATAAGttaaacatttaaactattcaaagattattgaacaacatataatataaaaaaaatcaattgtcAACCTACATAATAAGAagtagtaaaaaattataataaaaaacttgtaaaaaaattaatgaagatTGTTATTGGTGGGTTGTGGATCAACCAACTCAAATTCACGAGTTAAGCAAATCGAGTCTAATTTATCCACATTTTGAAAAACTACTTTTTTTCAACCAACTGACTTAAACCCCATAGTGAGTTGAGTTAACTcatatatcaaatatattttgacaTCTATGAAAGATGACAATAAAGTTATGTATTATATTCCTAGTCAACTTAAAGTggttataacaaaaaaaacatcactacaagaaaatattttattagtaatcaattttagtgaccaaaagttgttagtcactataataaccaatttaaatgccaatttaaaaaataaaaaattattggttactaaaatagtcactattataaataaaaaatataattattcactAAATTAGTcgctaattaattagagaccaatttattaactaagtcattttggtagtcaaaacttaggtagctaattttgAGTGACTAATttcctttggtagccaaaattatggtagctaattttaaaaactaatttagtggtcaattataattttttattcataatagtgactattttagtaaccaataattttttactttataaattggTTCTAAGTTagttactatagtgactaataacttttggtcactaaaattagttactaatgaaacattttcttgtagtgatgtTAATGAATTTGCCTAAATAGAGTTTGGCATCGATTGAGTCTTTATTATTTTGAACATAGGTTGGAGCTACCTAAATTATTCCTACTAGTACCCTCTTTATGCTTATCTTATGCATGTTAaccactttatttatttaacatgtATTTATAAATTACTCCTACGGTCAAATTTGAGCAAGTCAGTCTTGATCGTAATTCATTCGAATTTGAACAAGTCGGCCTAGTTAATATTCGGCTCGATTCGGCAAAGTCAACCCTACTAAAATTCGTCCGAAATTTAACTGAGTTGACCCAGTCAACAGTCGGTCACGTCAGCCCATGCCAAAACTCAACCGAGTTGGCGCAGTCAAAATTCAACTAAGTCGTCTCATCCTCATTTCTACCAAATTTTGTCATGTCATTTTCGACGACAAGtcttagaaaattcaatttaaatttcttttataaaaaatgaattatggattttgaacttgatccaattATTTGAATctagatttaaatcttgatccagaTATTTAGATTTGGATTTTATACCAGTTCTAcagaaaaatgaatttaaatccAAAATCTGATCCAATTATTTAGACCTAATATGAATTGaatctttaaaaatacaatcCATAATGACCCCTACCAAATGGAGAATCAATTCTCCTTCCATAGTTCAATAGAATCACACCGTGACCGGCCACTACAACGCATGAAACCAAGTCATACACCAGCACAACTTAGCAACCAAACACTAGCACCAACAACCAATTCTGATGTCAAACACATGGGAGAGAATCTATTCTTAGGAATAAAGAGATAAGAGAATCGATTCTCATCGCGCATAACTCCTAAATCATGTATCTTCCTCTTCCATCCAAATTCTCCCTCATTTTAAAGACAATTCTGTAACTTCAACAATGGTGAGTTGTCTTTCTCACCTCTTCTCTGCACGCAAGTGAGATTCCTTTAATCGAGCTTCCATTTCAATGCATTTCGTTTGAAACAAACAAATGTAATactcgtttttttttcttcgtgaatttaattaatgcagtaataaattttctttcattttagtaaatatttataaactttttgtttctcttttcatTATAACATcacaataaatatatgaataataaaagatttaagcctgttttaaaaagaaataaaaatattttaaaaattaaaaaggaagggagaaaatataattcattattaattaCCAAAGAATAAGGACAAAAACTATTTTCATAGTTTAATCtcatgaataattaaatttattctgCGATAAATTTCGTTAGGTGATAAAATATTCTCTTACAAAATTACTgctgaaataatttttatttagtaacATTATTAAGAGGAAAGTAAATTTATCGCTTATTCAATCATTAAATAACAACTTCGACTCAGTcacaaaattatctttttttccgaaaaaaaaaaaactggttTCTTTCAGCGAGGaatcatattttttgtcactcATTTGATTTTACTTTTTCTACCAATTAATAATGATTgtaaaatgttgagaaatggactaaataaatatattttaaaaacttttttatgttttgtgtttaaaatcttttattagTTAATGTCTCATCACTGGTTACATGAAGAAAAGCAAGTTGAATATCAAGTGCATTATTCATCTACaattatttaagtgataaaccacaagttatcgactcattatttattttgactataaaatcattgaataattttaaaatttactccgatatgatattttaaaaatccttttatttatcaaataaaaattatttatatgttttttttatagaagTAAGCATATTTACCATATATAAAAGCATTCTTGGTCACAAATAGCTTCTTGTGTATGAAAAAAGAACACATGATTGTAGAAAAATTAATGTGAcactaaaaatagttaaaaaataataattaacaatagAACTGATAAATATTTTGAGTGGTATATATTAAACATGATAATCCAAAATACTAGTGTATAAGTTTTgaaagaatataaatttaatcttaCATGTATTAATATTGGTTGAATAAATGGGTTAATAAATGCTGTGAAAGTTAGGACAAATTAAGCAATGGTTTGACAAGTTTTTAATACCCGTCAACctaagaaattatttaagatgaatTAAGTAAGGTATAGGTATAACAACATTTACTTATTCATTGCTACTCACCAAACACAGCATGTGGACTTTTCAACACATTTAGCTTTCACCTTTAACTTTACCAAAATAAGAAATGGTCATgtacatatattttctttcgATTATTCAAATAAATCGAATTAAAAAGTTAAGTGTTATTTCATCGATGATTTGAAAAtactcttttatatttaatgctgaatatatatatatatatatatatatatatatatatatatatatatatatttaaatgttgaaaaaaaatcatgaaaggTAAGAATCTTGTTTATTTGAATATCAAATTaagaaacaaattaatattGGTTTGAATTAATTTAGCGTAAAAACTTTAGAAAGAACTTATGACATATATATGTACACAAAATAGATTTTTATTAGTGgctttattataataatacatgGTTTCATGAGAATTAGGACCaaagtttcaaatttaatatgtttctgtagataatttaaaaaatatgaactaAGCTCAAACCAAAGATATTGATAAATAAACTTTTGTTTATATGGGACTAAATATGTTCAAGGGACAAATTTTTTACTCAGGCCGAGATGTCTTAGGTCGACACTTGAACCTACTTTTCAATCTTTCTTTTAACTTAAGAGAACTCTTTACTCCTTCCTATCGAGATGTTCTTTTTCGATGAGTTGACAACGGTATGGGTGCTTGCAAAAACATTCTGATGTTTAAGTTAGCTACTGCAGTAAATAGGATGGTTGTAATAAATAACATCCGATTCTTACCTCATGAACAATGCTCTTTATACCTGAATGAGCTCAGATTGTTAAGCCTGACTTATGCATGATTAGATTGTTTTAGTTTTTCGCTTAACATGTTTATTTACCTTTAATTACTTTGTGACTCATCCTTTTGTCTAGGTGGATTTGCACTGCGATAATGACATACGTGTTTGTCCTTCCTTCTACATTGAGATGTCCTCCACCTTTGAATTGTAACGACGTACTCGTCCTTATACTACACTTTTTTTACCAATAGAAAGTTTTTAATGATCTAAATAAAACTGCAACattctaattaaatattaaacaagaCATGAGACAATATTAAACCTATATTATTAAACCAAACATCACTAAATTAAACAAAGCAACATTGAAACAATATAAATCTGAAGAAGAATATTTAACAAAGtgaattaattaataagaaGTTAGAGATGGTGAGTGTTAGTATATTCCCCAGTAAAATAATGATGGTTGAAGTATCAAATCAAGAAAGCACTACTCCTTCAATTATTCTTTATTGATCATTATTGTAACACTTATTGCTGCAATACTCTCCACAAGTTGTTCTTCATTCTGATGCACATCTAAAGCTGTTAGTTAGGAAAGTGTTGTCCATATACAACATATATCAATGAAGAGGCAGTTGATGCATCAAtggttgaaaaaacaaaaacctaTTGCACAAGTTTCCTACAAATTCACTTTCTCATAAACATGTGCTTCATGTTTCTTCCTTTCACCTTTTCATGCCCTAATTAACACTTATCATTATGTTTCTCACAAAAGAAGATCACAAATTATGCACTGTTCTAATCATTCCTTTTTACTGTATGTGCCAAATCAAGTTAAATCTTTAAATCCACACACCAACTACACAAACACCCAACCATTAAAGTCATCGATGCACATTAACAAATAAATGCAAACAAATATCCTAAAACTAAttggtaaaagaaaattatggaTAACTTCTAACTCAAATGTTACTTAAAcaacaatttaatataataattaaaaggttTAAACCGTCGTTGAAACATTCTCATCTTTGTTTCAAAATCTTAATTGGATCTTCGGATTTTAAATCGTTCCAATTGggtcttcattttttaaaacgTTTTCTAATTTAACTCTTTCTGTTAGTGAAACACTGATGACATTAACTTTGTATCACGTATTAGCTTCtgtttctttaataaaaaaataattaaaaaaatcaaaaacttaCACGTGGTACAAAGACGTCATCAGTGTTGCACTAAcaaaaaatagtcaaattagaacacattttaaaacataaagatCCAATTGGAACGACTTAAAATATGAGAAACCAATTGAAATTTTAGAACAAAAACGAGAAGGTTCTGAAAAtttaaacctaattaaaattaCCTTCTCCTCAAACTAGCTTAAAGGGAGAActccatttcaaaatataacaattaattatcaaaataatttataagtcATTATCTACTAGATGGAACCAAAACCTTGACAACAATACTCCATCAGTTCTCATTTCATGCATGCTACCCTAACTTTCTAACCGAAACTCTTCCAACTAATCAaaacttcatttcatttctacatcaaaatagtattaaatATACTTTCCCTTACTTAAAATGCTTATTACTCTAAACAAAGCTTATGGTTTAAAACACGAAGCTTAAACCACAAAAATCCATAATCCAAAATTGAAGGTACCATTATGATCATAAGTGTACAGTATGTCCAGTCGGTCAGGCGGTCATTACTAACCCTCAGGGGACCATCGGTCTCACGGGTAAACGAACAACCACGTGGCATCATtaaaggaccatcggtcgaACGAATAACAGATAAAATAGCAGACCATCGGTCAAACGGTTGAATATATAAGTCACGACTTaaccatactcatacccatcgGTCCGTCGGTAAAGCATCAGCGATGGACTTCTGACGTTAAGGGTCCATCGGTTCATCGGTAAATCAACAGCGATGGCCCTTCAACCTTGAGGATCCATCGGTCCCTCGGTAAAATAACAGCGACGGATTTATAAAATCACCTGGCGGTCGATCGGTAAAACACATCGTTAGCTTGTTAACAACACAATGTCACCAACCCAGCCAAGCGACCATCGGTCGCACGATTATATAGCTTAAGCCAAGGATTATCGGCTAAACGAGTCAATAATCTTCATTAAGGGgtcattgggccgtgattaagaaaccctaattacAAGCCCATGTTGAAagctataaatagggcccaaaggtaggttggtgagaaTCTTAATTGCGCATTTATTACTACTGATATTCTGACACGCCGATCGGCCCCtcctgacttaagcatcggagtattttagacaggtaccccgatcgtcatcCCAACCGATCGAGCTAAGGAGTGGATTTCGTTGAAGTCATTGGAGAGGAGGAAGATAACGCGAAGTGAAGGAGTTCATTTAGCAGGCTCTCgatccctacacccgaaacattttggcgcccaccgtggggccgagcAGTCTCTTCTGAGAATATACCCATATGGTGACCACGAGGAACCGAAACAGCAACATGGACGGAGGGAGGTTAGCTGATGATCAGGCGGATACTAGGGAGATGATGCGGTTGATGCAGCAGAGAATGGACGAGATGCAGAGGAACTATGAAGCGCAGATGCAGATTTTACGTGAGGAGAATGCCATCCTAAGGCAGAAGGAGGACGAAATCCCTTCGACGCCGACCGTACCCGACCCGAACAAGCTAAGTCGAGTACAACAGCATCGAGATGCTGAGCGGGTGGAGAGCCGTCTTCCACCCTCGGGACATGAACAATCACAACCAGCTCGGGTTGAGAGGACGCAGGGCTCAAGAGGAAACCCGTCACACACGGTGGCGGAGAGTTCAGGAGCAAACAACGGGGGCCGCCCGTCACGACAGCCGATACCCGCGTCGGGGTCTTCCCCCTTCACCTCGTATATCTTAGAAACACCGCTGCCGGAGAAATGGAAAATGCCGACTTTTGACAAGTACGACGGCACGACCGATCCAGACAACCACATGCGGGTCTTCATGCACCAGATGATGTTTCATGCTGTCAGTGATCCCATCTGGTGCCGAGTCTTCTCAACCTCACTGACCGGGGAGGCACTGGAATGGTTCTCTGAGCTCCCGACCGGTTGTATCGACTCATTTGCTACTCTGAAAGCGAGGTTCAGCACACAGTTCGCGCCTCTGAAACCGGCCATTCTGACGGTCGACAATCTGGTGAACATCCGACAGGAGGATGGGGAATCACTGAGGAGTTACCTTGATCGGTATAACCGAATGTCGGTCAAGATAAAAGGTCTCAGTGACGAGATCGCGCGACATCACTTCTCTTACGGACTCCAGCCAGGAGTTTTTGCGGACAAGATAAGCCGTAAGAAGCCGCAGACGATGGAAGAGATGAGGGAACGCGCAGCCAAATTCATACAGATGGAAGACATGCAGGAGTTTAGGGTGAAGAAGAGGGAGAAAGAGGATGCGGCACTCCCAAAGCCGATGGCTCCTAGATCGAGCAAACCGGTAGCCCGACCTACCGAGAAGAAGCCACCGAGGTTCACAACCTACACCCCCCTGGCTGTTCCCCGAGCTAGGATCCTGCAGGAGGCCTTCAGCGCCGATTCGCTCCCAGCGATTAGGAAGAAGCCTCCGCCGCCCGGTGTCGACGGGAGCAAGCATTGCCAGTACCATCGAACTATCGGGCATACTACCGAAGAATGCCACACGCTCCGCGACAAGATAGAAGAGCTCATTCGACAGGGACACTTGAAGAAATACATTCGGCAAGATCGTCCCCAGCGTAGTCCGGTGAGGAACCAAAGCCCGAGGAGAAGAGTCCCCCCAACCCGATCGGAGAAGAAAAGGGAGCCCGAGCGCGAGAAGCGTAGGAGGGGACCCTCCCAGTCACGGCGGAGTCCGAGAAGGAGCCGCAGTCGTAGCCAGGAAAGACCTCTGAGGGGTTATATCAACACCATCTCCGGGGGGTTCGCCGGAGGAGGGTCAAGCTCCGCAGCCCGAAAGAGGCACGTTCGGGCGCTGAAGTCGGTCCATCTGGTCGAGAAGAAGATCCGATCGATGCCTCCCATCACATTCACAAACGACGACTTCAAGGCGTCGGACCCTGATCATGACGACCCGATGGTCATCTCGATAGAAGTGGCCGAATATGGGATCGGGAAGGTGTTGGTCGACCAGGGAAGCTCGGTAAACATCCTATACTGGAAGACCTTCCAAAAGATGAACCTCTCCGAGGACCTGATCGTACCATACAACGAGCAGATAGTTGGTTTCTCGGGCGAGCGGGTGGACACGAGGGGATACGTAGATCTTCGCACGAGGATCGGCTCGAGGAAGGACGACCGAGAGGTAAGAGTTAGATTCCTTCTTGTTGAAGCTAACACTTCATACAATGTGTTGCTAGGGAGACCCTGTTTGAACGCCTTCGGAGCGATTGTGTCTACCCTGCacctggccatgaagttcccatcGGACAGAGGGACGATATGCACGGTGCATGCAGATCAACAGGTCGCCAGACAGTGCTATGCTGCAGGGTTGAGGATCAGGCCTCAAAGCCGACCGCGTAAACAATCCCGATCGGAGGTAGCGATGACGGACCTGGATCCCCGAACAAACACAGAGGATAGGCTGCAACCAGAAGGAGAGACCAAGGAGATCTTCATCGGGAGCCAACCTGGACAACTCACGAAGATTGGGGGAGCCCTGAGGGCGGAAGAGGAAGAGCTCATCGGCGCCGTGATCCTGGAAAACAAAGACCTTTTCGCATGGTCGAGCGCCGACATGCCAGGCGTCCACCCGGACGTGATGTCCCACAAACTAGCCATCTTCCGAGAAGCCCGGCCGGTCGctcagaagaaaagaaagatgggAGAAGAAAGACGGAAGGCGGTCGAGGAGGAGGTGAGAAAGCTAGAAGGAGCTGGTTTTATCAGGGAAATCAAATACACGACATGGCTGGCTAACGTGGTCATGGTAAAAAAGCCGAGCGGGAAGTGGAGGATGTGTACTGACTTCACTGATCTGAACAAAGCTTGCCCAAAGGACGCATATCCCCTGCCTAGCATCGATCGGCTGGTAGACGGGGCCTCGGGGCACAACTTCCTAAGCTTTCTGGACGCATACTCAGGGTATAACCAAATC
Coding sequences:
- the LOC114165561 gene encoding uncharacterized protein LOC114165561, whose amino-acid sequence is MDGGRLADDQADTREMMRLMQQRMDEMQRNYEAQMQILREENAILRQKEDEIPSTPTVPDPNKLSRVQQHRDAERVESRLPPSGHEQSQPARVERTQGSRGNPSHTVAESSGANNGGRPSRQPIPASGSSPFTSYILETPLPEKWKMPTFDKYDGTTDPDNHMRVFMHQMMFHAVSDPIWCRVFSTSLTGEALEWFSELPTGCIDSFATLKARFSTQFAPLKPAILTVDNLVNIRQEDGESLRSYLDRYNRMSVKIKGLSDEIARHHFSYGLQPGVFADKISRKKPQTMEEMRERAAKFIQMEDMQEFRVKKREKEDAALPKPMAPRSSKPVARPTEKKPPRFTTYTPLAVPRARILQEAFSADSLPAIRKKPPPPGVDGSKHCQYHRTIGHTTEECHTLRDKIEELIRQGHLKKYIRQDRPQRSPVRNQSPRRRVPPTRSEKKREPEREKRRRGPSQSRRSPRRSRSRSQERPLRGYINTISGGFAGGGSSSAARKRHVRALKSVHLVEKKIRSMPPITFTNDDFKASDPDHDDPMVISIEVAEYGIGKVLVDQGSSVNILYWKTFQKMNLSEDLIVPYNEQIVGFSGERVDTRGYVDLRTRIGSRKDDREVRVRFLLVEANTSYNVLLGRPCLNAFGAIVSTLHLAMKFPSDRGTICTVHADQQVARQCYAAGLRIRPQSRPRKQSRSEVAMTDLDPRTNTEDRLQPEGETKEIFIGSQPGQLTKIGGALRAEEEELIGAVILENKDLFAWSSADMPGVHPDVMSHKLAIFREARPVAQKKRKMGEERRKAVEEEVRKLEGAGFIREIKYTTWLANVVMVKKPSGKWRMCTDFTDLNKACPKDAYPLPSIDRLVDGASGHNFLSFLDAYSGYNQIPMYGPNRSKTAFITDRANFCYEVMSFGLKNAEATYQRLMDRVFRGQIGRSMEVYVDDMVVKSQTAEDHVRDLGEVFRQLRKYNMRLNPEKCVFGVPAGKFLGFMLTARGIEANPDKCAAIVEMRSPKNLKEVQRLMGRVNGAADFSGTLSAQADRES